GTCGGCACGCAGGGTGGTCAGCGTCGCGAGGTGCCGTTCCGCGCAGAAGGCGACAACGCGCTCATCGCGCACATCCAACCGATGATCGCCCGCCATGCCCGTCCCCTGTCCGCCGAACCGACCTCGATCATGGCACGCGGCGGCGTACCCGGTCCCGCTCCGGCGGGGCGTCCGGCTGACCGGGCAGTTGGCGATCCGCCGCCCGGCGTTGGTGCACCAGCCGGGTGAGGTAGATCAGCGCGGCGGCCAGGACACCCATGTCATCCAGGTAGATCGGATCCGGGAGCACGTCGATCGGGAAGATCGTGTAGATCAGCGCCCCGTAGAAGGCGATCTTGCCGCCCGCGCCGAGCCCGGTCAGCAGCCGTCGCGTACGCACCACCCGCACCGCCAGCACCACGGCACCGACCAGTGTGGCGATCGCCAGGATGCCGGCGATCACCACGAGGACCCACGCCTGTCGGGACATGCCGTCACGCTAACCCACCCGACACCGCTCGGCTCAGAACGCGGGCACCGTCGCGCGGCCGTGGGCGATCACCTTGTTGTCCCGGGTCTGCTCGACCGACGGCCGGGCAACCTCGCTGAGCGGAAGCACCGACGCCGACTCCGCGACCCGTCGCCCGGCGGCGGCGTGGGCCTCCTCGCGCAGACTGCGGGCCGCCGCCACGGCCAGCTCCGCCGCCCGCCAGGCAATCTGCTCCTGCTCGCGGGCCGCGGCGTGCTTGGCCGCCAGGTTGTCCCGGATCGCTCGCTGCAGCACCAGTTCCTGCTCGACCGGGTGCAGCCGAGGGTCCCAGCCGTCGCGGTGCGCGAAGACGTCGCTGAGCTGCTCCACCGACAGCTCCCGCCGCCAGTACGCGTCCAGGGCGGCGCGGTGCAGGTAGCGCTCGCGGTCCACGTACTCGGAGGGAGTCCGGGCGGTGTGCGGGAGCGGCATCGCGGCCGCGCCGCCGAGCCGCCGCACGGCCACCTCGGCCGCCTCGTACGTCTGCCAGGCCGCCTCGACCGCCTCCTGCGCGGCCACCCACTCCGCCCGGCGGCGCTTGGCGGTGCTCGTCGCCCCCTCCGCGGCCACCGCGACCTCCTGCGCGTAGCGGCTCTGCTCCCGTTCCTCCTGGGCCTGTTCGAATTGGCTCGGCATGGCCGCGCGGCGGATCCGAGCGCCCGGGTCGAAGCGGAGCCGGCCGGGCCGCAGCAGGAGGAGAGCGGAGACAGCGACCCCGACCACCCCGAGCAGGCTCAGCCAGATGACGGCGGCGCGGGACAGGTCGGGCAGGGCGGCGGAGAGGAGGGATTGCATGATCAGCACCTCGCGGTCGAAGGCGGGTATCGACGGGCGGCAGGAGGGGCCCGACAGCACCGGTCGGCCAAGTGGCGGGGTCTCCCGTCGGCGGCAACTCAGGTGCGCGCGACGGATTACCCGGGACCGGGCCCCGGAGATCGCCGGGCCTGGATCAGCGGGCGGGTGGGCCCCGTCGCGTCGGAGTGCCACGGCCGGGATCGATGGCCGGCGTGTGCCCCGGGCCCTCCGTCAACGGAGCGGCCACCGCGGCGGTATCGACCGTGCCAGCCGGCGGGGCGGCAACGGGCTGGCCCGCCCGCTCGGTGGCCGGGCCGGCATCGGGGCGGACAGTCGCCACCCGGCTGCTCACGGCACTGGGCCGCAGCTGCGTCGGGGCCGGCGGTGGGGTCGCGGCGAGAGCGCCACCGAGGCCGACCGCGAGCACCAGCGCGGTGACCGCCAGCCGGGTCAGGTCCCGCAGTGACCGCAGCACAGCCCATCGGGCTGGGCGGACACACGCTGCGGACGACACCAGACCAACCTATCGCCCACCTCGGCATGTCGCAGCACGGCGACGCTCCGGTCTGGCGTGACCGCCACCACCATGCGCACTGTGGACGGCATCGATCGACACCCGGAAACAGCGGTGCCCCCGGGCCGGATCAGGTCCGGTCGGGGGCACCGCGCATCGTTCGTACGGCACCGCCGGTGGTCAACGTTGCCGGCGGCGGATCGTGGTCAGTCCCCGGTGCCGAGCACCGGAGGCGCGGCGTTCCCGCCGTCCCGCCACACCATCTCGTCCTCGGTCAACCAGGTCAGCCGCTCATCGGAGTCGTCGTCCTGAGGTCCGCCGCGCCCGCCGAGCACCCCGGGCCGCCCGGCGCCGCTGCCGGAGCCCGGTCGGGCGTTGCCGCCGGTCGTGGCCGCCCGCCCGCCGCTGGTGCCGCGCTGGCCGTCCATGCTGCGCCCGACCCCGCTGGCGGAGCGACTCTCTGCCGGGGCCGCACCACCGGTCGGACGAGCCGAGGTGGGGGCGTGCTGCCCGAACCGGCGAGCGCGGCCGTGCGCAGCACTCCGCCGGCCGGTGCCCCGCCCTGTGCTCCGTAGAGCAGACCCGGACCGGTGCCGGCACCAGGGGTCACCGTGGTCGGCCCGGACAGGCCGGCCAGCCCGACGGCACCCCCGCCGAGCAGCGCGCCGCCGATCAGCGGGTCCGCACCGGCGAGTGAGGTGCCGGGGGACTCGGAGTCGGTGCCTGCACCATCCGGGCCGGTGACGACAGCAGGCGTGCCACCGGTGCCCGAACCGTTGTCAACAGGGACCGAGCCCTCGCCGACGACCGGCGTCGGGGCCGCGCGAACGGGCGTCGCAATGGTCTTGCCACCGGTGTGTGCGCTGCCGTCGGTGGTGTTGGGCCCTGAGGTCACCCTGGCGATGGCCGAAACGCTCTGGGGCGTCGTCGGATCCTTGCTGACCGTGCTCGGAGTGTCCGGGTCAGGTTGGGGCGGATCGACCACCCGGTCATAGGCGGACAGCTCGTAACCGGAGGCCAACTCGGCCACCAGGTTCACCATCCGCTGGTGGGCCTTGTCCTGCTCTTCCTTGTCCTGCTGGTGACCCAGGACGCCCATGACGACAGCGCCGGGCAGACCGAAAGTGGCGGCACCCTTGAGCGCACCGGAGACCGCCTTGTCGTTGTCGTCGGTCTCCTCCGGGCTCTCGGCCTGCTTCTGGCCGGCGCGCAGGTGGTCGGCCATCATGGTCAGCCCCTGCTTGATGCCGGCCATCCCCTCGCCCAACGCATCGGAGTGGGCGACGATCAGGCTGAGTCGCCGATGGAACTCCCGACCTGCCGAACCTGTCCAGGTGTTGCCGAGCTTCTCGAGGTCGCCACTCAACTCCCGGCCGACACCGTCCAGAATTCCCTTGAGCTCTGCCCACTGGGCGGCTACGCCCTCGATCTGCTCCGGCTTGCCCGCCATCACGCCGTCGTACAGCTGTTGGTGGCTGCTGCCCTGGTAACGCTGGGTGTATTCAGACACGCCCGTCCTCCTTCGGCTGCAACGCCCGGTCGACCCCGTTCAACGCGGCGGTGACATCGGTGGCGTTGGCTGCGTTACGCGCCTCGGCGGTGCGGTAGTTGGTCAGGATCGTGCTGGTCGCCTGCTGTGCCGCCAGCACCGCCTGCCGGATCCGTTGGGCCTGATCGACATAGGACTGGTGGACCTCGCTGTAGCGGCGGGCCTTGTCGGTGGCGTCGAAGAACGAGCCCAACGCCGGAGGGCTGCACTGCATCTCGGTGTTGAGTTTGCGCAGCACCGAATCGACCTGGGTCAGGCGCGACGCCAGGTGCCGGTGGAAGTCCTCAAGGGACAGCAGGTCGACTTCCGTACGCCCGGTCATGGCAACATCCCCGTCGTTCTGGTTGACAACCGTCAGCACCATCCAGGTTAGTCCACCGCTACGACTCTGGGCGACCCGTCGAAGCTGCTCAGCCGTCGGCCCCGGTCGATCCCATCGGCATCCCACCCCCCGCCCCACCGGTCGGCGGAGCGCTGCTGACCGGAGCGGACGGCGTCGAGCCGGACGGCCGAACGGACGGCGTCGACCCCGAGGGCGTCGCGGACCCCGAAGGCGGCGCGGGGGACGTCGACCCCGACGGCAGTGCCGGAGACGGCGGCGCGGCCGACGGCCGTACGGTCGGGGCTGGCCCTTCGGGTGAGAAGACGGCCAGCGCGTCCTCGTAATTCAGCGTGGGCCCGGTCGGGATCAGCGAGAGCAGCGAGCCGGGCACCGCCAGCGGGGTGATCCCGTCGTAGCCGAGTACGCCCAGCGTCGCCGCCGAGCCGAGCGGATACCGGATGCCCTGCGGGGTGATCAGGTAGATCGTCGACCCGGCGGCACCGGATCCGCTGGTCCCGGCACCGGGCGAGGCCTGCACGATGACACCCTTCCCGCCGGGCAGCAGCACTGCTTCGGCGGTGCGTACGGCGTCGCGCCTGGTCTGTCGCACCGGCACCAGCCCCGGATCGCTCGCGGTCAGCTCGGCCGGCGCCCGGTCGAAGACCTCCAGGGTGGTGGTCGGCGGGCCGCCCGCGCTGCCCGCCCGGTACGTCGCGCACAGCACGGTCTGACCGGAAACCGTCTGGTGGAAGGTGGGCATCGTCGGCGGCAGCCCTTCCTCCTCCACCCGTTGCTCGACATACGAATCGGCGGCCTGGTTCGGCGTGATGTCGGTGATCCGACCGCCGTCGCTGACCATCAGTAGCGCGGTGATCTCACTGATTGAGACGAGGCCTTCCCGGGCCAGTACGTAGTGCCGCCCGGCGGCCCTGAACACCTGACCGATGGTGGACGACCGCCCGGCCACGTCCCGGCTGCTGGATTGACCTTCGCCGGGCAGCGACGGCTTGCGCAGCGGCGGCCCGGCCGGTACGGCGTTGATCAGCTGCTGCCCGACCCACAGCTTCGCGGCGTCGGGCAGATTCAACGCAGTGCTGGTCCGTGGCCCACCGAGCACCTGGAGCCGGGTGTTGTTGGTGAGCACGTACTGCTGGTCGTCCACCGCGACCAGCGCCGCGCCGTCGCCCAGCGGCGTGCCGCCGGGCAGCGCACGGTCGATCACCACCCGGGTGCTGGAACGCTTCGTGTCGACCGGGTCGGGCACGTCGCAGACCGACCAGGGCAGCCCGGTCAACGACTTGCGGTCCGGCAGGGCGTCCGGCGCCCCGACGATGCCGAGGGTGACGCCGCGTGGTCGGTCCCGCAGCGACGCCTGGGACATCGTCCGCGGCACCGCATCCGACTTGTTCAGGATCAGGCGGGCCGAGGTGTAGTTGAGCGTCGGATGCAGCTGCCCGTTCATGAACACGTACGTCGCGCCGGTCTCCCGTTCGATGACCAGGGTCTGGTCTTGCAGCGGCGCGGCGTTTCCGGTCAACTGGCCGTAGGCGCCCACCCCACCGAGCACGACGGCGGCGGCGACGACACTGCCGAAGACGGCCATGCCGAGCCGTCGCATCGGCAGGTTGGTGGTCTCCGGATCGCCCGACAGCAACGCGGAGACGATCCGACGGGTGACGAAGCGGTACGCCTGCACCTGATCGCGGCGGGTCCGCATGACTTACCTCCGGCGGGGTGGATCCGCGACGATCAGGTCGGGGTGCCGTCGCGGGCTTCCCTACGATAAGGGGCCGACGGCGGTTCCTCGGGACCACCGCTCGTGGCCGGCGCCGGACCGACCCGGCGCAGAGCCGTACCGTGCAGGAGGGACAGTCAGCGATGACACAGGTTCAGGTGCGACCCGCCCGAGCGACCGCGGACCCGTCCGACGTTCCGACGCGGTCGGCGCCCCCGGCCGACCGGCCCGGCCGTGGACGGGTCGGCCCCGTCCTGGTTGGGCAGCTCGTCGTGCTGGAGCTGTGCGCGCTCGGTGTCTGGGCGGCGGCGGCCGGGCCCAGCTGGGTGTTCGCCGCGGTGGGCGCCCTGGCGGTGCTGATCGTTGTTGCCGCCTTCGCCCGGCGAGGTGGCCGATGGTGGTTCGAGGACCTGCTGTTGCGCCGGCGGCTGCGGCGACGCGGCGAGCGCGCGTCGGCCGCGCTGGCTGGTGGCTCGGCGACGGACCCACGGTTGGCCGCGCTCGCCCCCGAGTTGAGCGTCATCGAGTTGACCGACCGGGGCACCCGGCTCGGCATCGGGCAGGACGACCAGGGCTGGTTCGCCGCGGTCGCGCTGCAGTCCGTCAGTGGCGCGACGGTCGGTTCGGTGGACGCCTCCACCGTGGACACCGTGCTGCGGGTGCTCGCGGACTTCAGCGCCCCGGTGTCCCGGGCCCAGGTTGTCGCACACACCCTGGTCTGGTATCCGGCGCCCGGCGCCCCGCCGGCGGCGCACCGGACCGTGTGGGTGGCGCTGCGGCTCACCGTCCGCGACGCCCGGGTGGAGGCGGTGAGCCGGGGCGGCGGGCTGCCCGGCGTGCACCGGACCGTGGCTGCGGGGATCGGCCGGCTCGGCAAGGCGCTCACCTCCGCGGGCCTGGCCCATCGGCCGCTGGGCCGTGAGGAACTGCGGGCGGCGATCGTCTCGGCCGCCGGCCTGGACCTGGTGCCGGAGGCGCCGGCGGAAACCTGGCGAGGGCTGCGCGGCGGCGGTTGGACCCACCGCTGCATGTCCCTGCGGGGCCGTTCGGACGCGCCGCTCGGCCCGCTCGTGGACGCGATCACCGCGACCTCTGCGCCGTCGCACACGGTGGCCGCGACGGTATCGGTGGACGGCCGGGTGGCGGCGCCGCTGTTGCGGGTCGCAGCGATGGACAATCACGTCGAGGCGCTGGTCAAGGTGGTGAGTGAGGTCGCGCAGCGGGCAGGCACGTCCACCCGGCCCATGGACGGTCAACACGGTCCGGGCGTCTACGCCACCGCTCCGGTCGCGTCGGCGCTGGGTGCCTCCACCCGTCCGTGACCGCGCCGACCGGGGAGGCGGCACGCGCGGTCAGGGCCGGAGGTTGACGATCCAGCCGTAGAGGCCGCAGACCCAGAAGGCGAGCGGGACCAGCGAGATGATCAGCAGGATCTCGGCGATGTCGAGCAGCCGGCCCCAGACCGGCGAGATGCGCTTGCCGGCGACGGTCAGACCGTAGATCAGGCTGACCACGGCGGCCAGCACCAGCCCGCCGAGGATCAGGCCGAGCCGGACCGGCAGCGACCCACCGGCGAAGGTGGCCGCGGCGGCCAGACCCAGCCCCACGGTGCCGGCCAGCAGCACCGGGGTGCGCTGGGCGCGGCCCAGGAGCGGTCGGGCCCGGAGCAGCGAGAGGAGGGCCAGCACCAGGCACAGCAGCACCGCCGACAGGCGCCCGTCCAGCGCCAGCACCAGTTGCGCGCCCAGCACCAGCAGGGACACCGTCCACAGCAGACCCGTCAGGAACTGGTCGGCGCGTTCACTCTGCTGGAGCACCTGCCGGCCATCCACCGACTCGCTGTCGGTCTTCAGGTCGTCCGGACCGGTCGGGATCGACGGCACCGGCAGTCGGGCCAGCCGGTAGGCCGCCATCGGCAACGCCGGCATCACGCCGAACGCGACCGCCGCCACCACCGCGGCGGAGGCTGGCGCGTCGAGGCCGAAAACCAGACACAGCATCGCGCCCAGGCCGGTCGCGGCCCCCACCCCGATCGCGGCGAAGAAGAGTGGGTACCGGTCGCCGACCGCCAGTACGGCTACCGCACCGGCGACCACCGCAGCGGTCGCCGCGAGCAGGACGTGCGGACTGGCCAGCTCGGTCAGCGGTCGATCGCCGGCGAGCAGCAGCAGGCCGCCGGTGGCGGCATACGCCAGGCCGACCATGGCCAGCACCGCGCCGGTGCGGCTGTCACCGGCGGCCCTGGACAGCACCGCCGCGCCTACCAGCAGCGCCACCGCGACAAGCAGGGCCGCCACCGCGCCGGGCAGGTGCGGCGGGCCGGCGAAGAGCGCGGCCAGCGCGCCCGCGCCGAGCGCCGCCGCGGCGAAGAGCACCGCGAAGGACCGGGTCGCGCCGACCTGCCAGGCGCCGGGGCGTTGATTTGTCGCAGTCGCGACCGCGTCCACCACGTCGTCGAAGACGATTTCCGGGGCCGCCGCGGACCGGGGATTGAAGTAGAGCACCTCACCGTCACGGACGCTGAGCTGCGCAGCGGTGCGCCCGCCGTCCAGGGGTGCACCGCCCAACCGGGACAGAGCCCAGCCGCCGTGCCGCGCACCCTCGTCGGCCATGTCCTCACCGGCGTAGCGCAGCAGGGTGGGCAGCAGATCGGCCATCGGCACGTCCGATGGCAGCGCCAGGTCCATCCGGGTACGGGGAGCCACGATGGTGATCCGGCTCAGACCACCGGTCGCCGTCTTCGTCGCCACAGTGGCCTCCAGGTGTGCGTCTGTGATCGGCTGGCTGCGATGCTGCGGTCCGGGTCCACCGCGTCCACGGCAGATTACCTACGATGACGGGCACGTACGAGGCCCACCCGCGGGCTGTGCTCCGTGGGCGCACGTCATCAGGGCCGCTTCTGGGGAGGAGACAGCCGTGAGCACGGTGGTTTTCCGCCGGCTCCCGCGTCAGCCGGGGCCGGCCTTACCGCGCGGCGAGGTGCTGCTGGAGTCTCCTCCTGAGCTGCCCGAGCCGACGCCCCGCGGGATGGGGCAACTGCTCATGATCCTGCCGATGTTCTGCGGGGTCGGCGCGATGGCGTTCCTCTACGCCGGCAAGGGCGGCGGCATGATGACGTACGTCGCCGGTGGTCTGTTCGGTGTCTCGATGCTCGGCATGGCGATCGGTTCGCTGGCCAACAGCGGTGGCAAGGACAAGGCCGAGTTGAACGCGGACCGCCGCGACTACATGCGCTACCTGGCGCAGATGCGTAAGCGCACCCGCCGTGCCGCCGAGCAGCAGAGGGCCGCGATGGCCTGGCGACACCCGGAGCCCGACGCGCTCTGGTCGATCGCCGCATCCCGGCGGCTCTGGGAGCGACGGATCACCGAGGACGACTTCGGCGAGACCCGGATCGCGCTCGGCCCGCAGCGCCTGGCAGTGGAGATCGTCCCGCCGGAGACGAAGCCGGTGGAGGACCTGGAGCCGATGAGCGCCATCGCGCTGCGCCGCTTCGTACGCGCGCACTCCACCGTGCCCGACCTGCCGACGGCGTTGTCGGTGCGCGCGTTCAGCCGGGTGGTGCTGCGCGGCGACCGCGACGCCGTGCTCGACCTGACCCGGGCGGCGCTCGGGCAGTTGGCCACCTTCCACGCCCCGGACGACCTGGTGATCGCGGTGGTCGCCGCGCCCGACCGCCAGTCGTCCTGGGACTGGGTGAAGTGGCTGCCACACGCACACCACAGTGGCCGGACCGACGCGGCCGGCGCACGCCGGCTGGTCTTCGCCAGCCTGACCGAGGCTGAGGCGTCGCTCGCCGGTGAGCTGGCCGGGCGGCCTCGGTTCGCACCGGAGGCCAAGCCGCTGACGACCGCCCCGCACCTGGTCGTGGTGATCGACGGTGGCGAGATCTCGCCGACCTGCCAGCTGGTGGGCCCGGGGCTGCTCGGCGCCACCGTGATCGACCTCTCCGGGACGGTGCCGCGCGACGCCGGCCGCTGGCTGCTCTGCCTCGACGTGGCTGACGGAAGCTCGCTCGACCTGGTCCGGGGCAGCTCGTCGTCGCCGCTGGGTCGGCCCGACCAGCTCAGCGCCGAGGCCGCCGAGGGGTTGGCCCGCCAGATCGCCCCCTACCGGCTCTCCCAGCAGCAGGCCAGCAGCGACGAGCCGCTGGCCCGCAGCACGGAGCTGCCGGACCTGCTCGGCGTGGGTGACGCCGCGACGGTGGACATTCAGAACACCTGGCGTCCGCGTGGTCACCGGGACCGGCTGCGTATCCCGCTCGGCGTCGGCCCGGATGGCAACGTGGTCGAGCTCGACTTCAAGGAGTCGGCGCACGAAGGCATGGGCCCGCACGGTCTGGTGATCGGTGCTACCGGGTCCGGCAAGAGTGAGCTGCTCCGTACGGTGGTGGCCGCGTTGGCGGTGACCCACTCGTCGGAGGAACTGAACTTCGTCCTGGTGGACTTCAAGGGCGGCGCGACGTTCGCCTCGCTGGAGGCGCTGCCGCACACCAGCGCGGTGATCACCAACCTGGCCGACGAGCTGCCGCTGGTCGACCGGATGCGCGACGCCCTCGCTGGTGAGATGGTGCGCCGGCAGGAGCTGCTGCGGGCGGCCGGCAACTACGTCTCGCGCTTCGAGTACGAGAAGGCCCGTGCGGCCGGTGAGCCACTGGCCCCGATGCCCAGTCTGTTGATCATCTGCGACGAGTTCAGCGAATTGCTCGCCGCCAAGCCGGACTTCATCGACCTGTTCGTGATGATCGGCCGGTTGGGTCGATCGCTCGGCGTGCACCTGCTGCTGGCCAGCCAGCGGCTCGAAGAGGGCAAGCTGCGTGGCCTGGACACCCACCTGTCGTACCGGATCGGTCTGCGTACCTTCTCCGCCGTGGAGAGCCGGATCGTGCTCGGCGTGCCGGACGCGTACGAGCTGCCGAACGCGCCGGGCCACGGCTACCTGAAGACGGACACCAGTACGATGCTGCGGTTCCGGGCCGCGTACGTGTCCGGGGCGTATCGGGCGCCGGGGCAGCAGGCTTCCGCCTCGCAGGCGCTGGTGCAACGTCGGATCGTGCCGTATGGCCTCGATTTCATTCCGGCGCAGGTCCCGCAGACGCCGGTGGACACCGCTCCGGAGCCGGACCAGCCGGCCGATGGCAAGGCCGTGGCGATGCTCGACGTGCTGATCGACCAGCTCAGAGGTCGGGGCCGCCCTGCCCACCAGGTGTGGCTGCCACCACTGGCGGACCCGCCGGGTCTGGGCGAGCTGCTCGGCCCGCTGGCGGTCGACCCGACCTACGGGCTGTGCACGGCGTCCTGGTCCGGGCGCGGGCGGCTGACCGTGCCGGTCGGCGTGGTCGACCGCCCGTACGAGCAGAGCCGCGACCCGATGATGGTCGAGCTGGCCGGGGCCGGTGGCAACGTGGTCATCGTCGGTCGGTCACTGGGCGGCAAGAGCACGATGCTGCGTACGCTGCTCGCCTCGCTCGCGCTCACCCACACGCCACGTGAGGTGCAGTTCTTCTGCCTGGACTTCGGCGGGGGCGCGCTGCGCAGCCTGGAGCGCCTGCCGCACATGGCCGGGGTGGCCGGTCGCCGGGACGTCGAGGCGGTACGCCGGACGGTGGCTGAGGTGGTCGCCGTCCTGGACGACCGGGAGAACCGCTTCGCCCAGCACGGCATCGACTCGGTGGCCAGCTACCGTCGTCGCCGCGCCGCCGGCGAGTTCGCCGATGACCCGTTCGGTGACGTGTTCCTGGTGGTGGATGGCTGGAACACGCTGCGCCAGGAGTACGAGGAGCTGGAGCAGACCATCACCACGCTGGCCAACCGGGGCCTCGGCTTCGGCGTGCACGTGGTGCTCACCGCGATGCGGTGGGCGGAGATCCGGATCAACATGCGGGATCTGCTCGGCACCAAGCTGGAGCTGCGCCTCGGTGACGCGTCCGAGTCCGAGATCGACCGCCGCGCGGCGATGAACGTGCCGGAGAAGTCGCCCGGTCGCGGCCTGACCCGGGACAAGCTGCACTTCCTCACCGCGATCTCGCGGGTCGACGGCCGTCGGGACATCGAGGACCTGAGCGAGGCGTCGCTGTCCCTGGCCGGGCACGTGGCGGCGAACTGGCCTGGCCGTCCGGCGCCGAAGGTGCGGCTGCTGCCGCGCCGGCTGCCGGTGGCCGAGCTGGCCCGGATCATCGACCGGTCGGCGCCCGGTCTGCCGATCGGTGTCAACGAGTCCGCGCTCGCGCCGGTCTACCTGGATCTGGTCAACGAGCCGCACCTGACGGTCTTCGGCGACGCCGAGTGCGGCAAGACCAACCTGCTGCGGTTGATTGCCCGGGGCATCACTGAGCGGTACACGCCCGCTCAGGCCCGGCTGGTGATCGCCGACTACCGGCGTGGCCTGCTGGGGGCGGTGGAGGGCGATCACCTGCTCGACTACGCGCCGTCCAACCAGGCATTCGCCCAGGGCCTCGGCTCGATCCGCAGCGCGCTGTCCAACCGGCTGCCCGGCCCGGACGTGACCACCGCCCAGCTGCGCGATCGCAGCTGGTGGAAGGGCCCGGACCTGTACATCCTGGTGGACGACTACGACCTGGTGGCCTCCGGTGGCAGCAACCCGCTCAGCGCCCTGCACGAGTTGTTGCCGCAGGCGCGTGACATCGGTCTGCACCTGATCGTCACGCGTCGGGTCGGCGGGGTGTCCCGGGCGCTCTACGAGCCGGTGCTGCAGCGGCTGCGCGAGTTGGACTCGCCGGGCCTGCTGATGTCCGGCAACCGGGAGGAGGGCGCGGTCTTCGGTACGTTGCGGCCGAGCCCGCAACCGCCGGGCCGGGGCACCCTCGTCCGCCGCCGCGATGGCCAGCAGCTGATCCAGACCGCCTGGTCTGAGCCGTCCTGAGCGGATCGGTCGTTTGGTGGGGCGTGGTGAGCCATCCCGGTCCGATTCACCACCATCCATTGAACGGCACCGCTCAGGGCTGCGGTGGCTGGACAGGTTCCGCTACGGTCTTCACAGGAGTGTCCGTCGGTGGGGTGTTGGTGCCTTGCCGCGGGGGAG
The window above is part of the Micromonospora sp. LH3U1 genome. Proteins encoded here:
- the eccD gene encoding type VII secretion integral membrane protein EccD — encoded protein: MATKTATGGLSRITIVAPRTRMDLALPSDVPMADLLPTLLRYAGEDMADEGARHGGWALSRLGGAPLDGGRTAAQLSVRDGEVLYFNPRSAAAPEIVFDDVVDAVATATNQRPGAWQVGATRSFAVLFAAAALGAGALAALFAGPPHLPGAVAALLVAVALLVGAAVLSRAAGDSRTGAVLAMVGLAYAATGGLLLLAGDRPLTELASPHVLLAATAAVVAGAVAVLAVGDRYPLFFAAIGVGAATGLGAMLCLVFGLDAPASAAVVAAVAFGVMPALPMAAYRLARLPVPSIPTGPDDLKTDSESVDGRQVLQQSERADQFLTGLLWTVSLLVLGAQLVLALDGRLSAVLLCLVLALLSLLRARPLLGRAQRTPVLLAGTVGLGLAAAATFAGGSLPVRLGLILGGLVLAAVVSLIYGLTVAGKRISPVWGRLLDIAEILLIISLVPLAFWVCGLYGWIVNLRP
- the eccB gene encoding type VII secretion protein EccB — translated: MRTRRDQVQAYRFVTRRIVSALLSGDPETTNLPMRRLGMAVFGSVVAAAVVLGGVGAYGQLTGNAAPLQDQTLVIERETGATYVFMNGQLHPTLNYTSARLILNKSDAVPRTMSQASLRDRPRGVTLGIVGAPDALPDRKSLTGLPWSVCDVPDPVDTKRSSTRVVIDRALPGGTPLGDGAALVAVDDQQYVLTNNTRLQVLGGPRTSTALNLPDAAKLWVGQQLINAVPAGPPLRKPSLPGEGQSSSRDVAGRSSTIGQVFRAAGRHYVLAREGLVSISEITALLMVSDGGRITDITPNQAADSYVEQRVEEEGLPPTMPTFHQTVSGQTVLCATYRAGSAGGPPTTTLEVFDRAPAELTASDPGLVPVRQTRRDAVRTAEAVLLPGGKGVIVQASPGAGTSGSGAAGSTIYLITPQGIRYPLGSAATLGVLGYDGITPLAVPGSLLSLIPTGPTLNYEDALAVFSPEGPAPTVRPSAAPPSPALPSGSTSPAPPSGSATPSGSTPSVRPSGSTPSAPVSSAPPTGGAGGGMPMGSTGADG
- a CDS encoding YkvA family protein, with protein sequence MSRQAWVLVVIAGILAIATLVGAVVLAVRVVRTRRLLTGLGAGGKIAFYGALIYTIFPIDVLPDPIYLDDMGVLAAALIYLTRLVHQRRAADRQLPGQPDAPPERDRVRRRVP
- a CDS encoding type VII secretion protein EccE, which translates into the protein MTQVQVRPARATADPSDVPTRSAPPADRPGRGRVGPVLVGQLVVLELCALGVWAAAAGPSWVFAAVGALAVLIVVAAFARRGGRWWFEDLLLRRRLRRRGERASAALAGGSATDPRLAALAPELSVIELTDRGTRLGIGQDDQGWFAAVALQSVSGATVGSVDASTVDTVLRVLADFSAPVSRAQVVAHTLVWYPAPGAPPAAHRTVWVALRLTVRDARVEAVSRGGGLPGVHRTVAAGIGRLGKALTSAGLAHRPLGREELRAAIVSAAGLDLVPEAPAETWRGLRGGGWTHRCMSLRGRSDAPLGPLVDAITATSAPSHTVAATVSVDGRVAAPLLRVAAMDNHVEALVKVVSEVAQRAGTSTRPMDGQHGPGVYATAPVASALGASTRP
- a CDS encoding WXG100 family type VII secretion target, coding for MSEYTQRYQGSSHQQLYDGVMAGKPEQIEGVAAQWAELKGILDGVGRELSGDLEKLGNTWTGSAGREFHRRLSLIVAHSDALGEGMAGIKQGLTMMADHLRAGQKQAESPEETDDNDKAVSGALKGAATFGLPGAVVMGVLGHQQDKEEQDKAHQRMVNLVAELASGYELSAYDRVVDPPQPDPDTPSTVSKDPTTPQSVSAIARVTSGPNTTDGSAHTGGKTIATPVRAAPTPVVGEGSVPVDNGSGTGGTPAVVTGPDGAGTDSESPGTSLAGADPLIGGALLGGGAVGLAGLSGPTTVTPGAGTGPGLLYGAQGGAPAGGVLRTAALAGSGSTPPPRLVRPVVRPRQRVAPPAGSGAAWTASAAPAAGGRPRPAATPDRAPAAAPGGPGCSAGAADLRTTTPMSG